The genomic interval TATCCAGTCTTGCAATAGGAATTGCAACAGCAAGTGATTCAAGAGAACCTATAGTTTTGGCAACTGTAGCCGGTTTGGTAGCCGGAGCTTTATCTATGGCTGCTGGCGAATATGTTTCTGTAAGTTCTCAAACCGATACCGAAAAGGCAGATATTGAACGGGAAATTGAAGAACTGAAGGAAATGCCGGAACAGGAATTGAATATTTTAGCTCAGATTTATGAAAAGAGAGGGTTGAAAAAGGAAACTGCTATGCAGGTTGCTATGGAGTTGACGGAGCACAATGCGCTGGATGCTCATGTAAGAGATGAATTAGGAATAAATGAGGTAAGTCAAGCCAAACCAATACAGGCAGCCATGGCATCGTGTGGAGCATTTTCAATCGGAGGAGCTTTACCCTTATTGGTTGTTTTGTTTGCTCCAGTTCAAGTGATGGAATATTGGCTATATGGTTTTACCATCTTGTTCCTAGCTATCTTGGGAATAATTTCGGCAAGAACGGGTGGTTCAAAAGTACCAAAAGCTGTCATGAGAATTACTATTTGGGGCACGCTGGCAATGGGCTTATCCGCATTGGTCGGTTATCTCTTTGGAGTGAATGTTTAATAAAATAAAATTGTATTATTATGAATGATGCTCATTTTCATTTGGTGGTAAATCATCTGCCGCTGATTTTTCCGCTGGTCGGAGCAATTGTGTTGGTAACAGGAATCCTTTCCCGTTCCGAACCCATTAAACGCACAGGTTATTTCGTTTTTATTTTAGGTTCTATTGCTACCATTCTGGCTATGTCGAGTGGTGAAGGAGCGGAAGAAGTTGTTGAAGAAATCAAAGGTGTTTCACAAAATTTTATTCATGAGCATGAGGAGAAAGCCGAACTTTTCGCCTTATTATCTTACGGCCTGGGATTGATTTCACTTCTATCCCTGTGGTTCAGCTGGAAACAAAAAAGACTTTCCAAACCTGCAAGTTTGATTGTACTAGCTTTCTCCTTCGTTGTATTATTCTTCGGAAAACAAACTGGAACTTCCGGAGGTGAAATCCGTCATACGGAAATCCGTGAAAATGAAGTAATATCCAGAAACTCAAATGAACATAATGAATAATTAAACGATGATTACAACAGAAAAACAAGGGGGTTGCAACTCGTAAAAATAGTCTCGCCTTATTTGGCATTTTCATTTATTCGTTAATTATTTTTGGTACAGAAGAATATTTAGGAGATCAGATCTATCAAATTCCAACTCAAATTGGTTCAGTTTTCGGATTAGCAATTGCATTTTTTTTAGGATTCAGGATGAACTCCGCATATGATCGGTGGTGGGAAGCAAGAAAAATATTCGGTGAGTTAACAAATAACACCAGAAGTTTTGTCACTAAAATCTATGTCTATTACGGAAATGAGTACAATAGCGCGGGTTTCGGAAGGTGCGACCTTCAAAAATATTAGACATAAAAAAACGGTAACCAAAAATTGATTACCGTTTTACTAGTAGCGGGTAAGCGACCAGTATCGAACAAGGAGTTAATAGAAGATATTCAAAGTTTAAATTCAATCAAACTCCCCATATCGGATTGAAATATTAATCATAAGAAGCTTGTATTTCGAACCATGAGGTTAGATTATAGCGATAACCAGTAAGACATCAAACTATTATTTTGGCCTTAACTTAGTTCCGTGTAAGGTGTAACTTCAGCAAGGATGAGATGTTATACGGACCAACAATTGACTAATGATGACACAAACTCTTTTTTACCGTTTAATTTTAATGCTGTTGCTCAATGGAAGTGTTTTTTCTTCTCGGTCTCAGGTATTGCTACAGAATTATACCCTGCGAAGATGGGATAATGAAAGATTCATTGTGGGGGTTTCCCCAGACACGAACCAGACTGAAATTCTTATTCGACCGGATTCCACTATACAGCATATCCTGAATAAGGCTACGAAACAGGATCGTAGCTCTCGCATACAGTTTAATGCATCAGGATGTAAGAGCAATACTCTTGTCAATCGCTTGGAAGTAACAATCGACCGACAAGGTGTGCTAGAGAAAACTCAGGGGCCTTACACTGTTGGTTTTGATGGACTTTCCTGTAAACGCACCCTGCTATTAGGAAATGTGCCCCTGAAAGCGGCAGAGCGTCGAAAAGTCAGATGGCTGGATCTCTATGACCGGCAAGTCATCCCTGATCTGAATGGCTTTAAAAGGCTCGAGACGGTTTATATCAATCACGACGTCTACAACCCGTCCATATCCGTAAATCATGAATATTTTGACTTTTATTATCCCGGTGACTTATTCCTATGGCGAAAATTCTACAACAAGGTTTCCCTGAAAAGTATTCATGTTGATGTATCTTATGATGGCTACGATTTCTATCGTGCAGGTTATATCAGCTTTTTGGATGCCCCGAATGATAGCCTGGTAGCTCTGCCGCAACTCCATGCGCTGCACTTGGAAAACATCGATTATTTCACTGTAAATTTTGGAGAGCTAAAAAAACTAGATTACCTGGCTCTTTCCGGATTACAGCGTGCAGAAATGATTAATCTGGCAATTGTCATGAAATCATTCGGGAAAAACCCGGACTCAGGAGCCTGGTCGTGGTATTTGGAAAAAGCCGACGTTTCGCGCTTGCCTTCGATTAACCCGAATGGTGTTTTTGAAACTTTTTATGCCAATGGAACAAAGTTGTGTTTCGGTACTTTCCGCAATGGCAAACCTGATGGGATCTGGGGCTTTTGGGACGAAAAAGGAAAGCTGGTACAGGAGCGTATCTATGCCAATGGTAACCGAACAGGAAACTGGATTTTTAAAGCAGAAAACACCGAAGAACCGGAAGCTGACACCTCATTGATGTTAACTTATTCGAATGATCAGCTGGTTATGCGGACCGAATTTACCCAAGGTGAAGCTTACTATTTCGATAGTGGTCATGATAGACAGTTCGGAGAACGCGCACGTGGAATTAATCGTGTCACAATCCGGACAGGCTCCAATCCTTCTGTAAAACGTGAAAATGACGTCATTAATATAGCGAATGGAGATACGATGAAAAGCATCCGTGAATTGTACTCACTTTCCGGTGAGGAATGGAGTTACTCGAAGGCTTTCTATTGTAAAAGCTGTCAAGACGATTTCTCGTATGACTTCAAAGGAAAAATGGGTTTTCCGGCATATTTTAATCGTAAAACGGAAGGAACAAAGAATCCTAAACGAAAACAAGTTATAGAGATCGATTTAAAAGCGTGCACAATCAGACATTCGGAAGAAGAATCCATTGGGAACGAAATCAAACGTACACAATATGAACGTCCGATTGATCCGGAAGAGTGGAAATGTAATTAAAAGCAGAAAATACGGAAAAAGGTTGCCAAAACACACTCTCGTTCTCATCCCGATGGCTATCGGGACTCGCTCTGAGAAAAAAGTGTTGTAGGAATGAGTGTGAGAGCGGGACTAGAGGAAAAGAAAAAAGCATAACCACTTTCGTAATTACGCTTTTTTCTTTGTAGCGGGGACACGACTCGAACGTGCGACCTTCGGGTTATGAGCCCGACGAGCTACCAACTGCTCCACCCCGCAATATATCTTTATAACTATTGCTATTTCTAAATTTCATTTCTAACAGACGTTTCCGTTAGTGGAGTGCAAAGATACGCACTTTTTATTGATATGCAAGGGTTTTAGGAAAAAGTTTTTTAAAAATTCTTCTTCACCCAAAAAACAAAATCAGCAAAATGATCAACAGAATTACTGAAAGCCATATTTCATTCGGATAGCTTTGATAAAAGGATGGTCGCCTTTTTGGAAGCTCTTTAAAATTCGTTTTTTGGGTGATAACAGGCTCTGGTTTTTCCTTCAAGAAAAAGCAATCCTTCGAATAAAATTCGGGATACATGGTATCATTTGCATAATAGAGGTTGTTCTCAATAAAACCAGGCAAGAAATAGTCAATATCAGATCTGCTTAATTCTCCACCAGATGAGCCCCAGCCGATTAAATGATCCAATTCTCCGTTTTTTGAATAGTAAAACCAGTAATATACAATTCCATCATGGAATGATTTGAATAACTCATCTGATTGATTTTTTTCATCAAAACTACCTCTATATATTTCCTCCTGTAGGTGATTGTAAACAAATGAATTTCCTCCAGTATAAACCAGATCTTCTCCTTCATACCAATGATTTATTTCGATGATATAATCCAAATAAGGCTCTCTTTTGACCAGAATAATGGAACCGGTAGGATACTCCGAACGCAGTTTAGATAGTAATTCAGTTACATCATCCAACGTAGAGGTATACCAGTAAATGCTATCAGGAACATGTTTGTAAAAACACTCTTTTTTGAGAATCTGACCATCCACACAAAAAATTCGGCAGTAGGAACCCTCTTCCAATGCTTTCTGCTCAGAAATCGGCTTTTCTAAATGTCTTGATTCGTAGCGAATCTCGAATTTTTCCATGGAAAGGTCTTTTTTTCTTAAGGGTATTCAGCACAAATATAAGTTAGAAAAATGCTTGTTTTGGATTATCCTCATTTCAAAATGGTATCAATCCGATGAAATCTTTTCGAACGAGCTGTTTGGATAAAACCGAAGATGTTCAATCCGATTAAAATTCCATAAAACATCATCCCAAGTTGATAATGAATGGTGAGATCTGCGCCATCGCTGTTGCATTCAACACCATTGATGTATGCTTTTAACCAGAGCGGGAAAAGAGCAAGTAGCAACGATTGAACACTCAAAAATGCAAGAACTACGGCTTTACTTTTAACAAACAATGCTATAAGCGACAAAGCTGAAAAAAGTAGCATAAAGATGAGTTGAAATCCAACTGCGAAACGAATTCCCCAAAAAGCAAAATCTTTGCCAGTTATGGTTCCTCCGTAAATGTAAACATCAGGGATAGTTGGACCATAATTTTTAAAACCCAGTGGACCAATTTCCATCCAAACAAAGGGGATGAAAAGACAAGTTAGCGAAAGAAATGTGGAGATTAAAAGAATTATGCGGTAGCTCATGAGCTATTTAACGCATAGTGGATTGAAATAGTATGAAAAAAGGTTGCCAAACCTGACAACCTTTTATATTCATTGGGTATTCCCTGCCTCGATAAATGCTAATAGTAAGAAGAGTAATACAGCAAGCCCTCGTCGCTTAATAACGCGCTTCATCTTTTCCCTAAAAGCGGGACTGAAAAAATAGTTTAATACATATTCCATTTTGATAAGTTACGAAATCCGAATGACTTATGCTAACGATTGGAGGATAGATTTTAAATTTCGGAAGAATTTAAACCGTAAATCCCTTATGACCTCTATCACTATTTTTGTATTCTAATAATAAGAATCAAAAAAAACCATTAAATTCCCCCAACCTTTAAGCTATTTTCAATGAAAACATTAACCCTTGCCTTTGTTCACGGATACAGTGTTACAAACCTTGACACTTACGGAGAAATGCCTTTGCGCTTGATGCAGGATGCTCCCAATTACGGATTTCAACTCAAGATAGAACACATTTTTCTCGGACGCTACATTAGTTTTA from Fluviicola taffensis DSM 16823 carries:
- a CDS encoding VIT1/CCC1 transporter family protein, yielding MKKKSELLTIDNYLDNHFIHRSNWLRATVLGANDGIISLSSLAIGIATASDSREPIVLATVAGLVAGALSMAAGEYVSVSSQTDTEKADIEREIEELKEMPEQELNILAQIYEKRGLKKETAMQVAMELTEHNALDAHVRDELGINEVSQAKPIQAAMASCGAFSIGGALPLLVVLFAPVQVMEYWLYGFTILFLAILGIISARTGGSKVPKAVMRITIWGTLAMGLSALVGYLFGVNV
- a CDS encoding bestrophin family ion channel — protein: MYQIPTQIGSVFGLAIAFFLGFRMNSAYDRWWEARKIFGELTNNTRSFVTKIYVYYGNEYNSAGFGRCDLQKY
- a CDS encoding toxin-antitoxin system YwqK family antitoxin is translated as MPLKAAERRKVRWLDLYDRQVIPDLNGFKRLETVYINHDVYNPSISVNHEYFDFYYPGDLFLWRKFYNKVSLKSIHVDVSYDGYDFYRAGYISFLDAPNDSLVALPQLHALHLENIDYFTVNFGELKKLDYLALSGLQRAEMINLAIVMKSFGKNPDSGAWSWYLEKADVSRLPSINPNGVFETFYANGTKLCFGTFRNGKPDGIWGFWDEKGKLVQERIYANGNRTGNWIFKAENTEEPEADTSLMLTYSNDQLVMRTEFTQGEAYYFDSGHDRQFGERARGINRVTIRTGSNPSVKRENDVINIANGDTMKSIRELYSLSGEEWSYSKAFYCKSCQDDFSYDFKGKMGFPAYFNRKTEGTKNPKRKQVIEIDLKACTIRHSEEESIGNEIKRTQYERPIDPEEWKCN